Proteins encoded by one window of Paenibacillus sp. DCT19:
- a CDS encoding Gfo/Idh/MocA family protein: MKLGIVGAGMIVQDLLSFIKDIPTISLQAISSRPSHEEKLRLLQQQYGIEQVYSNYSEMLRDPDVDTVYIGLPNHLHYDYAKEALSHGKHVICEKPFTSNLSEFLELKELAEQKQLILVEAITNQYLKNYLSMKDHISQLGDIKIVECNYSQYSSRYAAFKAGEVLPAFNPEMSGGALMDINLYNIHLVVGLFGSPERVEYWPNMERDIDTSGILFLDYGNFKCVCIGSKDSTAPNSVNIQGNKGYIHMASSANIVDSYNYVLNKQEPIRVDQKDHAHRMYDEFVEFDRMINELDWNKAAHMLEHSEKVMKVIEQAKQSANLIFGPDRLRHN, translated from the coding sequence ATGAAACTAGGAATCGTTGGAGCAGGTATGATTGTTCAGGATCTATTGAGTTTTATTAAGGACATTCCTACGATATCTTTGCAAGCAATAAGCTCTAGACCAAGTCATGAGGAAAAATTACGTTTGCTGCAACAACAATATGGCATTGAGCAGGTGTATTCCAATTATAGTGAGATGTTAAGGGATCCTGATGTCGATACGGTTTATATCGGATTGCCAAATCACCTTCATTACGATTATGCCAAAGAAGCATTGTCACACGGCAAACATGTCATTTGCGAGAAACCATTTACCTCCAATCTGTCCGAGTTCCTGGAACTTAAGGAGTTAGCTGAGCAAAAACAATTAATTCTGGTGGAAGCGATAACCAATCAATATTTAAAAAACTACCTGTCCATGAAGGATCACATCTCTCAATTGGGAGATATCAAAATTGTCGAATGTAATTACTCACAATACTCATCACGTTATGCTGCTTTCAAAGCAGGCGAGGTTTTGCCAGCGTTTAATCCAGAGATGTCTGGTGGGGCATTAATGGATATTAACTTATATAACATTCATCTCGTTGTGGGTCTGTTCGGTAGTCCTGAGCGAGTAGAGTACTGGCCTAACATGGAGCGAGACATTGATACATCAGGCATTTTGTTTCTAGATTACGGTAATTTCAAGTGTGTCTGCATAGGTTCTAAAGATAGCACGGCTCCCAATTCCGTAAACATTCAAGGAAACAAAGGATATATTCACATGGCAAGTTCTGCGAATATCGTCGACAGCTATAATTATGTCCTTAATAAGCAAGAGCCGATCCGTGTGGATCAAAAAGATCATGCTCATCGTATGTATGATGAATTCGTAGAGTTTGATCGGATGATTAATGAGCTGGATTGGAATAAGGCTGCCCACATGCTTGAGCATAGTGAAAAGGTGATGAAGGTTATTGAACAGGCCAAACAATCAGCCAATCTTATATTTGGTCCGGATCGATTACGCCATAATTAA
- a CDS encoding DUF1361 domain-containing protein: protein MNINKTPIEDIKLISVLVLATLSCLGLAQYLRVQSDKNMFNFLSWDVFLAWVPFILSTIIRYISSKKITKPSLIGIGLLSVVWLFFLPNSAYLFTEILHSFRYLDAQGEARFWFQMDFWYSLTVTFGVAIIGLFLSICSIHQVHRMLNRMMSRLSSMLVVGVIILLSSLGVYIGRFNRWNSWDLLSQPKQILRDLMTDISSGRGILIEFVAILFTIQVFGYVIIGLLTARLSK from the coding sequence ATGAATATTAATAAGACACCTATTGAAGATATAAAATTAATTAGTGTGTTGGTGCTGGCAACCTTATCTTGCCTTGGGCTGGCTCAGTATTTACGTGTCCAATCAGACAAGAACATGTTCAACTTCCTGAGCTGGGATGTTTTCTTAGCATGGGTTCCTTTCATTTTATCGACAATCATCAGATATATATCCAGTAAAAAGATAACTAAGCCTAGCCTTATAGGGATAGGGCTGCTGAGTGTTGTTTGGCTTTTCTTCCTTCCGAATTCTGCGTATCTGTTTACGGAAATTCTACATTCATTTCGATATTTGGATGCACAAGGGGAGGCAAGATTTTGGTTCCAAATGGACTTCTGGTATAGTCTGACAGTAACTTTTGGAGTAGCTATCATAGGTCTATTCCTCTCCATATGTTCAATACATCAAGTTCACCGAATGTTAAATCGAATGATGAGCAGATTGAGCAGCATGCTGGTTGTTGGTGTTATTATTCTGCTGAGTAGTTTAGGCGTATATATCGGGCGATTCAATCGGTGGAATAGCTGGGATCTATTATCACAACCTAAGCAGATTCTAAGAGATCTCATGACGGATATAAGCTCGGGACGAGGTATATTAATAGAATTTGTTGCTATTCTGTTTACAATCCAAGTTTTTGGATACGTGATCATAGGTTTGTTGACTGCGAGATTGAGTAAGTAA
- a CDS encoding HIT family protein → MTNDFYCDEVLNGKTKVTTVMETENVLAYYHTRPFYEVHIVVIPKKHIDSLISLMKEQEHMLLIEMMEVVSQVSARLISEYGASKIVTNIGKYQDSKHLHWHVVYGEIIRD, encoded by the coding sequence ATGACGAACGATTTTTATTGTGACGAGGTATTGAACGGTAAGACAAAAGTAACGACCGTAATGGAAACCGAAAATGTCTTAGCGTATTATCACACTCGTCCGTTCTATGAAGTTCACATTGTTGTCATTCCCAAGAAACATATTGATTCATTAATTAGTCTAATGAAAGAGCAAGAGCATATGTTGTTAATTGAGATGATGGAAGTTGTTTCACAGGTTTCTGCAAGATTAATCTCCGAATACGGGGCGAGCAAAATTGTCACGAATATAGGAAAGTATCAGGATTCCAAACATCTACATTGGCATGTTGTGTATGGAGAAATAATAAGAGATTAA
- a CDS encoding PQQ-binding-like beta-propeller repeat protein: MSNKQTQHMNSTRQMRVIKPVIAGVTAAMFAAYGVLGILPTQAHAEASDISVRNWHSYNSYSVPEVKASWSANVDNYLKMNEAYLEGSAIAEEGKVFTFVGSKLVALDAKTGKQIWTYGKKLTPFITYKDGTLYGLSANHKPYALTAKTGKVKWQSGTSTSIDAMLRTEALIPKTDTFYVINGSTTFAFDMKSGKLRWKANEPLGEGNGTAYLEESDGVVLRTFNVQGALSSIQLNAYDKKTGKKLWSEFGQGEALQVKGGLVYSIDYYSPMLEEYDSIPDRTWKVNVYNLKTGVLKGSQEYSWKMAGEPPYANGRGSILANQDKLYIEQGDKIAEYSLNAYKKGSAPLRTLQRPHGENLELIGIVQERLIYKNYTTGELTGIKLANGQEIKWLGDAPISQIDVYGKGMYRSQRNGTLLGIDMLSAKPLFRVATGGDLHHTTLKTDGMLIVQTEGKILGVKLPAALK; encoded by the coding sequence ATGTCCAATAAACAGACTCAGCACATGAATTCAACTCGGCAAATGCGAGTAATTAAGCCAGTAATTGCTGGTGTAACGGCTGCTATGTTTGCTGCTTATGGTGTACTGGGCATCCTACCAACTCAAGCCCATGCAGAAGCTTCTGATATTTCGGTGCGCAACTGGCATTCTTATAATAGCTACTCCGTACCTGAGGTTAAAGCATCATGGAGTGCCAATGTAGATAATTACCTTAAGATGAACGAAGCTTATTTAGAAGGCAGTGCTATTGCCGAAGAAGGTAAGGTATTTACATTTGTGGGATCGAAGTTGGTTGCACTCGATGCCAAAACGGGAAAACAGATATGGACGTATGGCAAAAAGCTAACACCATTCATCACTTATAAGGATGGGACTCTCTATGGATTAAGTGCTAATCATAAGCCTTATGCACTGACTGCAAAGACAGGTAAGGTGAAATGGCAGTCTGGTACATCCACGAGTATAGATGCAATGCTGCGTACCGAAGCTTTAATTCCTAAGACAGATACATTCTATGTGATTAATGGAAGTACAACTTTTGCATTTGATATGAAGTCAGGCAAGCTGCGCTGGAAGGCGAATGAACCGTTGGGTGAAGGGAACGGCACTGCGTATCTAGAGGAGTCTGATGGGGTTGTACTGCGAACTTTCAATGTACAAGGTGCACTTTCATCCATTCAGCTCAATGCGTATGACAAGAAAACAGGCAAGAAGCTATGGAGTGAATTCGGTCAGGGAGAAGCTCTCCAAGTTAAAGGTGGCCTTGTATATTCAATCGACTATTACTCGCCAATGCTGGAAGAATACGATTCAATCCCTGATCGAACCTGGAAGGTGAATGTGTACAATTTAAAGACGGGTGTGTTGAAAGGCAGTCAGGAGTATTCGTGGAAAATGGCTGGAGAACCACCGTATGCAAATGGTCGGGGCAGTATATTAGCGAACCAAGATAAACTGTACATTGAACAAGGGGATAAAATAGCAGAGTATTCGCTAAACGCCTACAAAAAAGGAAGTGCTCCCCTGCGAACACTACAGCGACCTCATGGGGAGAACCTAGAATTGATTGGCATCGTTCAAGAACGGCTGATCTATAAGAACTATACGACAGGAGAACTGACCGGAATTAAGCTGGCTAATGGTCAGGAGATCAAATGGTTAGGAGATGCACCTATTTCCCAGATTGATGTCTATGGTAAAGGTATGTATCGGTCACAGCGCAACGGTACATTGCTAGGCATCGATATGCTGTCAGCGAAGCCTCTTTTCCGGGTAGCGACTGGGGGAGATCTGCATCATAC